GAGCAATGGCTGGCCGAGCAGGGTTTTACCATGGTACGGTTTACCAATGAAGCAGTAAACAATTCACTCAATACTGTTTTAAAAGATATTGAGCAGGCACTGTTGAGTAAAGAAACAGTTTCCGGAACCGGGAGTTCTCACACCCCTCTCCCTTGGAGAGGGGCCGGGGGTGAGGTCAAACGTGAAACATCCACCATGCCCGGCTATGCAGGCAGCAGCTGGTATTTTTTGCGTTACATGGACCCGCACAATAACCAAACATTCTGCGACCGCAAAGCCAGCGACTACTGGAACCAGGTTGACCTGTACATCGGCGGCACCGAACACGCCGTTGGGCACTTGTTATACAGCCGTATGTGGACGAAGGTTCTTTTTGATTTAGATTTAATTGGGTTTGATGAACCGTATAGGAAATTGCTGAACCAGGGGATGATACAGGGGAGTAGCAGGTTTGTGTATAGAATTAACTCAGTGGATTCACATTCTGGGAATGCGATTGATCTAAAGACAACTTCTCAAGCACCTCCGGTTTTCATGTCATTCAACAAGTTTCAGGATTTTAAAAATTGGGGATTTACTAAACAAAAGGAATATTTAAAAGAGCAATTGCCAAATTGGAAAGGAATTGAAGAATTAGAAAGACTATCAATGCTAGGAACTTCTTTTTGGCATGTCGATGTCAATATCGTTGACGGATTTGAACTTGATATAAATAAATTCAAAACTGAATGGAAAAATGGAGAATATGCCAATGCTGAATTTATTTTCGAAGATGACGGAAAATTTATTTGCCACTCCGAGACAGAAAAAATGTCCAAATCAAAGTACAACACCGTTAATCCCGATGAGTTGTGTGAAAAATACGGCGCCGACACCTTCCGCATGTATGAAATGTTCCTCGGCCCGGTGGAAGCCAGCAAACCCTGGGACACCAAGGGCATTGAGGGCGTTCATCGTTTTTTAAGAAAATTATGGAGGTTGTTCAATGATGAAATGAAGGGTAAAGTATGGAATGAAGAGAAGGCCACCGATGCGGAATTGAAAATCCTTCACCGCACCATTAAAAAGATCGAAGAAGATACCGAACGCTTCAGCTTTAATACCGCCGTAAGTACGTTTATGATCTGCGTGAATGAGCTGGCCGATGTCAAATGCCATAAAAAAGAGGTTTTAGAGAAACTGCTGGTACTCCTCACGCCCTATGCGCCCCATATTGCCGAAGAACTCTGGCACCAGTTGGGCAATAAAGGTTCTGTGCTGGATGCCTCTTACCCGGTATTCAACCCGGCCCTGCTTGTGGAAAGCAGCAAAGAATATCCCGTTTCAGTGAATGGTAAATTAAGAACCAATATCACCCTGGCCCTTGACCTGGATCAAAAGCAGGTGGAGGAAGCGGTGCTGCAGAATGAGATCGTACAGAAATGGCTGGATGGGAAGCCGCCGAAGAAGATCATTTTTGTAAAGAATAAGATGATCAACGTGGTAATATAAACCGGTTTGCAAAAACCTCAACCTTTATGAAATAATGATCGCACTGGAAAAAATACTGGAATCCCACCGGTCAACCTTTCATAAAGTGGTGGATCTTTCTGAGAAGGATATCATAAGCTTGCTCGATCTGACAAAACACAACACAGAACTAACTGAATTCATTTACAGTGATACCACTGCCTTCTCTGCATATATCAATAAGGAACTGAAAAAAAATAATGCGCTTTACCTGGTTGGCGGCTATAATGAACTGCGGGAAATGTACAAGCGCAGCATTCTTTTCGATCTTGTAAAATACGACCTTTCCGAAATCAGCCTGCAATACGATACACCCGTTCCGGAACCACGCCGCCTGCACCTGGGTGTAGATATATGGGGTGCTGCAGGCACAAAAATATATGCACCCCTTGGGGGTATGGTACACAGCTTTGCCAATAATGACAGCTTCGGAGACTACGGCGCCACCATCATCCTGCAGCACCAGATCGACATGGTTCCGTTTCATACTTTATACGGGCATCTTAGTTTGAACGATATCAGTGAGCTGAGAGAGGGACATTTCATTACCCGTGGACAGTGCTTTGCACATTTCGGCAGCCCTTCTGAAAACGGCAACTGGCCACCGCATCTGCATTTCCAGGTCATTGAGGACCTTGAATTGAAAGAGGGTGATTACCCGGGTGTATGTAAAGAATCGGAAAAAGAAAAATACCTGCACAATTGCCCGGACCCCGACCTGATCTTAAACATGGTGCACCGGGCTGCGCAATAATTTGTAAACTTGTTGCATGCAATTTCCGGCGGTAATAAGAACAACCCTTTTTTTGGGGTTAACAGTCACCCTGTTGCCGTTTTCAACAGCACAATCACTCACGGGAATATGGAGCGGTAAGATCAGCCGCAAAGGACCAGGCCGGCAGGGAGTGGAAAGTATCGAAATGCAGGTCTATCAATCCGGCAAACGTTTATCCGGCTATTCATTTACTTTTAAAGACACCAGCCGGTTTGTATTGTATGATATGAACGGCACCCGGGATAAAAAACACAGGCCATCCGTATCCGGGAAAAGGGGTATGCTTATTTCATATTACCCCCCGGCTTTCTTCCCTGCGAAAAAGAATTCAGCATGCGCTATTACAAGATCGGTAATACGCAGTACCTGTCGGGTGTATGGAGCGGACGGGGATATGATACCACCTGCTTTCCCGGTGAGGAATTACTGGTAGTACTTCAGAAGATCAGGAGACCGGAATATCCCATTGATCATTTTGTTCAGAAAAAAATGACCGATTATTTTCTCCGGCGGATACCAAAACAGGATACGCTGGGGCTGCCCGGGCCTGAAATAACCGAAACTGCACCAACGGTAGATCCCACAACAGGCAATTCACCGGCAGAACGAAAACTGGAAATACAACAGATCATTAAACTGGCTGATACAGCCGTGACCATTTCATTATACGATAATGCAGTCATAGATGATGATACCGTTTCCATATTTGCAGATAAAAAACCGGTATTGCTCAGGCAACGCATCAGCGAACAACCGGTAACCTTCCGGATTTCCATGCAGGAACCGGGCAGGCCGTTAGAGATCATCATGCAGGCAGAGAACCTGGGAAGTATACCCCCCAATACGGCGATCATGATCATACAGGCGGGTACTAAGCGGTATGAAGTGAGACTGAGTTCCAGCCTTGAAAAACATGCCGTTGTGATCATCAGCTTTGATCCCTGATCCCGGGCGATACTATACATGAACTTTTACCGTTTTAAATTGTTGTAAAACCCCTGTAAGGCAAATAAAAATGTACCTTTACCCCGCAAAAGATCAACATGGAAATTAAAACCGGTCAACTTTTAAGTAAGATCAACAGCCCCGCTGACCTGAAGAAACTGAACAGGGAACAACTGCACCAGGTATGTGACGAACTGCGCCAGTATATCATTGATGTGGTGAGTGTGCATGGGGGCCATTTTGGCGCCAGCCTGGGTGTGGTGGAACTGAGTGTTGCCTTACATTATGTTTTCAATACGCCTTACGACCAGTTGGTTTGGGATGTTGGCCACCAGGCATACGGGCATAAGATCCTTACCGGCCGCCGCGACAATTTCCCTACGAACAGAAAGTACAAGGGGCTGAGCGGTTTCCCAAAACGCAGCGAAAGTGAGTATGATACGTTTGGTGTTGGCCATTCATCAACCTCAATTTCTGCAGCCCTGGGTATGGCAATGGCTTCTCATTACAAGGGTGAAAACGACCGGCAGCACGTGGCGGTGATCGGGGACGGCGCCATGACAGCCGGCCTGGCATTTGAAGCAATGAACCATGCCGGTATCGAAAAGAGCAATGTGCTCATCATCCTGAATGATAACTGCATGAGCATCGACCCCAATGTGGGGGCGTTGAAAGAATACCTTACTGACATAACCACTTCGCATACATACAACGACCTGCGTGACAACGTATGGAAAGCATTGGGCAAATTACCCGTTGGAAAGAATTTCAGCCGGGAGATGGCCAGCAAACTGGAAGCCAGCCTGAAGGGAATGGTGAGCAAGAGCAGCAATTTGTTTGAAGCACTCAAGCTGCGTTATTTCGGCCCCATCGATGGGCATAACATCACCAAGCTGGTAGATACTTTAAAAGACCTGAAAGACATACCCGGACCCAAGATCCTCCACATTAAAACGGTGAAAGGGAAGGGCTATGAACTGGCGGAGAAAGACCAGACCAAGTGGCATGCCCCGGGGCTGTTTGATAAACTGACCGGTGAGATACAGAAGAAGACATTTGATATTCCGCAGCCACCCAGGTACCAGGATGTGTTTGGACTTACCATCATTGAACTGGCTGAAAAAAACAAAAAGATATTTGGCATCACACCAGCCATGCCAAGCGGCTCTTCCTTAAAATACATGATGGAAAAAATGCCTGACCGGGCATTTGATGTGGGCATTGCCGAGCAGCATGCAGTAACACTCAGTGCCGGTATGGCCACGCAGGGAATGAAGGTTTTCTGCAATATCTATTCTTCCTTCATGCAAAGGGCATACGACCAGGTGGTGCATGATGTGGCAATACAAAAACTGCCGGTGATATTCTGCCTTGACCGTGCCGGCCTCGTAGGCGATGACGGGCCAACCCATCATGGATGTTATGATATTGCCTATTTCCGCTGCATTCCCAATATGGTGGTCAGTTCCCCGATGAATGAGAGTGAATTGCGTAACCTGATGTTCACGGCACAACTCGATTCAACCGATCTGCCTTTTGTTATCCGTTACCCGAGGGGAGAAGGCGTGATGCCTGAATGGAAAACGGAGATGAAGGAGATACAGATAGGCAAGGGCCGGAAGCTAAAAGACGGCAAGGATATCGCGATATTGACTTTTGGACACCCCGGCAATTTTGCTGCAGCTGCCATCCGGGATGTGAAGGCAGAAGGTATTAACCCGGCACATTACGATATGCGTTTTGTAAAACCATTGGATGAAGAAATGCTGCATGAGGTATTCGGTAAATACAGCAAACTGATCACCGTGGAAGATGGAACGGTTTTGGGTGGTTTTGGAAGCGCCATACTGGAGTTCATGAATGCCCACGGGTATAAAGCGGAGGTCAGGATACTCGGTATACCGGACCGGTTGGTTGAGCACGGTACACCCAGGCAGCTGTATGATGAGATCGGTATTGATGCCAATGGTATTGTTAATGCGATCCGGGAAATGGCAGAAGTGAAGGTCACCGTTCAATGATTATTTCCTTACATATTTTTGAAACCCGGTTTTCTGAACCGGGTTTTTATTTTCTTTAACAGGCCACAAAAAATTTTATGGAAACCGGTTCGTTAGGCATCTATGTCTCCAAAAACTTTAATGAACCTCGGCCGGCGGATCTTCATCATCTGTTTTGTATTGCTGGCGGCCATATCTTCCTTTGGTTATTTTTTCTGGTATAAACCCAGGTTCAGCAAATACCCGCCGGCCAAGGCTTTTGCTTACAGTGAGAACACTTCATCCGCAAGACGAGAGGTCCTGTCCAGGTTGAAATTAAGAGCGGCGGAGGCAAAGAATTATGTGGCGGAACATGGTTTCAGCCGTACACATTGTTTCCTGCTCGACATGCGGTTGCCGGGAGGGCTGAAACGTTTCTTTGTTTATAATATGAAGAAAGATTCTGTTGAACTGGCCGGCCTGGTCACCCATGGAAGCGGTTCACAGGGCGATTCGGAGGACCTGGTATTTTCCAACAAACCAAACAGCTATTGTACTTCATTGGGCCGTTATAAGATCGGCAGATCATATAACGGAAGTTTTGGACTTGCCTATAAATTGTACGGCCTGGATGAGTCGAATAATAATGCTTTTGGACGCTGCGTGGTGCTTCATGGGCATGATTGTGTTCCGAACGACGAAGTATATCCGTCTTCCATCTGTTTGAGCCTGGGTTGTCCCACCGTTTCATTTCCGTTCTTGTCCAGGCTTCAGGAATATATTGATAAAAACAGGAATCCAGTCCTGCTCTGGATATATTACTGAATTTAGTTCATGGGGATTTCAATGGCCAGCAACTCGGCATTTTCGGTAGCCCGGATGCTGAAATCATCGGCGCCGGAAATCCCAATGGCATCCCTTCTGTTCAGCGTTTGTCCATCCACTTCTGCAGAACCGGTTATCACTACCAGGAAAACACCATTTCCTTTGAAGGCAGTGGAGTAACTGATCTCTTTCCCTGCATCCAGGTTGGTCAATGCAAACCGGGCATCCTGGTTGATCCATAAAGCATTGTCTGCTTCCTGCGGAGAAACAACCACCTGCCACTTGTTTATTCGTTCGGCAATGTCATAGGTCTTTTGGTCATACCTGGGTTTGATATTCCTTTCTTTGGGGAATACCCATACCTGGAAAAGGGTAACGGGTTCTGTGGCCGAAGAATTGAACTCAGAATGCCGGACACCCGTTCCGGCGCTCATGATCTGTATGTCACCGGCCTTTATCACACCGTTTCCACCCGTACTGTCTTTGTGCTGCAATGCACCGGTAAAGGGAATGGTTACGATTTCCATATTGTCGTGCGGGTGGGTAGGGAACCCGCCGCCCCCGTCAACAAAGTCATCATTCAATACCCTTAGTAGTCCAAAGTGAACTTTTGCCGGGTCGTGGTACTGGGCAAAACTGAAATAGTAATTGGGCTTTAACCAGCCATAGTCTGCTGTGCCCCTGTCGGCTGCTTTGTATAATGTTGTTTTCATTGTGTTGTTTTAAAATTTAATGTTTAAACATCAAATAGTGTACCAATTCTGTTCCTGACAAAATGGTGAAAAAATGACTGGTTATTTGACAGGGTCCGACGCCTCGCCGGGCCAATAAAAAAATCCCCCGTTTTGCGGGGGAGGATCTAGTTGAGTGTGGCAGGGTCTTCACCGGGCAAGAAGCCGGCCCCGGGAACTTCTTCCTCCCGGTTCTCGTTCCATTCCACGATGAAATTGTTTTTGCCTTCTCCGGTCAGTAAACTCATGAACCGTTGCTGCACCAGTTCCAGCAGGGATAAAAAGAGGAAGATGGCATGAATGCGGTTCTCACATACATCAAATACCTTTTCAAACGACATGGTCTTTTCTGCACGGCAGGTGCTGAGCATATACTCCCTGCTTTCTTCCATGGTATAGTTATAGCGTACTACGGTATGCACCGGTCTGTTATTGCGTTCCTGCAGTTTATGAATGACCTTTTCAAAAGCCTTCATCAGTTTGAAAAGGGTTACGGTCTGTATCTCGGTACCTTCCCCGGCTTCTTCACCGATCTGTGAAATTTCCTTCTGCAGGTTACCACGCTTAACCATCAGCTGGCGAAGGGCTTCCATCTCAGCCATTTTTGCGGCCGCTTCTTTAAATCGTTTGTATTCGAGGATCTTGTTGATGAGTTCCTGCCTGGGATCGATTTCATTGCCATCGGCATCCAGTTCCTTACGTGGCAACAGCATTTTTGCCTTTATCCGCATCAGGGTACTGATGAACAGGATGAATTCGCTGCTCAGTTCAATGTTCAACTTTTCGCTGTTGTGTATGAAGTCTAAAAAATCGTTGGTGATCTTTGTGATGGGGATATTGTAAATATCCAGTTCATCTCTTTCAATAAAGAACAGGAGCAGGTCAAATGGCCCCTCAAATTGCTCCAGTTTTATCTGGTAAGTTGTGTTATTCACTTTAAAATAGCTTAATTACTATAACAAAATCATCCCCGGGCAGGGGAGGACAAATGTATTGATTTGTTGACAGAATAAGGCTTCCGGGGAATGATTCATCACCTGATGTGGATAAAACCGGCTAAAGTTTTACGGTAAGCCCGATCCCCAGCACTTCCTTCAATTGGGTCCTTTTTAAGATATCATCGTCGTATACAATATCGGCGCTGATATTGGTGGCCAGCCATTTGTTGAACTTCAGGCTCAGCAGGTTTGTAAAGAAAACATCCACATTTTCGGGGTTTCTCTTGTAGTTACTGAAAAGGTCAAGCCTTCCGGTGTAAAGCGCCCATTTGGTAAAGCTTTTTGTAAACTTTGCGGTGGCAAAAGCACCCAGTTCCGTGTAAGATTTCTTATCGGGGGGTACGCCGAATTTGTCAACGCTGTAAAAGTCCGGGTCATTTTTTAAGATGAGCCGGGTGGTTATTGGTGAAACAAACAGGGTGAAGGTCTTATCGGGTCTGAAGTCAATTCCCGCAGAAATAATGATCTTCCCCGGCGTAAGGAAACTGGAGATCTTATTATTTGCTGTATCTGTGTAATTATAACCTGTCAATGCCTGGGTATTGAAGTTTACCAGCAGGGCTGTGTACCATTTGGGCGAGAACTGGTAACCATATTTGGTGGTGATGTCGATCCGGTCGTCGGTCTTCCGGAAGCGGCCAAAACTGGTGGCATTTTGAAATCCCAGGGCAATGTCGAAATAATTATTCCAGGAATTCTTTCCTTCTTTAAAGTTGAGGTTATAGTTGAACAGCATGGCAACACCAAGCGTATTTTGTTCACCCCCGCTCACCCAGTTTCTGAGAGCACCTTGCTGGACGTTGAGGATAAAAGTACCTGCTTTTTGCCATCCGTCTTTTTCGGGCAGTTTCAGTTCTTTAAAAGCCACTTTCTGAAATTCCTTAAGCGAGGGGTCCTGTGCCCGGGCAGAAAATAAAAAGGTTACTGCTGTGAGGACAGTAACGAAAGGTTTTATCATGCCGCAAAAATAAATAAAAAAGCATGTGTAATATGTTAACACATTTTAAAGACGGGAAGCTGTCTTTACTTGTACAGCACAAAACAATTGTTAAATATCCGGGAATACGCCTTAGTTATTATTTTTTTGAAAAAGTATAAGCAAAGCCGATCCCCATCAGTTGCAGCCACTGCGGGGCAGGCCCCTTGGCAGGGTTCACGTTCTGGGTATTGTCGTCGTAGATCATATCCAGGTTAAAGGAGAAGTTGATATACTTCGTTATCCTGGCTGTTATAACATTCGACCAGAAAATATCAATGTTCTGGGGTTTTTGTTTATAGTTGGAAAAGAGATCAAGTTTTGTTTTATAAGTGAAACTGCCACCCAGTTTTTTGGAATAATTGACAGAAGCAAATGCGCCTAATTCATTTTTTGACTTTTTGCCCGGAACGATCCCGAACAGGGGTGCTATTGTATTATCCGTAACCACCACCCACCTTTCTGTCAGGGGTGAAATGAAAACGGACAGGTCATTATTCGGTTTGTAATCAAAACCAAGCGACAATAAAATATAGGCCGGTGCAAAGGAGTTGGAAGTTACAGTCGATGTATCCACACCGGCGGCTGTTTTTGAATAGGCATATCCTTTTGCAAACTGGGTACGTAAATTGAACAGTGCCGATGCATTCCACTTTGGCGATAAAGCATAGCCATACTTCGACAGGAGATCTATCCGGTCGCTGGCCTTACGGGAACCCAGGCTGGTAGTATTTGTAATGCCATAGGCAAGGTCCAGGTTGTTGTCCCAGGAACTTTTGTTCTTTTTATAGAACGCAAAGAGGTTCAGGTAGGAATTGAGCGAGAATGAAAATTTATCGCCGCCGGATGACCAGTTGCTTAATGAACCCTGGTTGATGTTCAAATTGACCAATCCTCCCAGTTTCCATTTTTTCTGAACGGTATCTTTCGGGTCTTTGGCAACTGATTTTGATGCTTCGTTTTTCAGGTCCTTAATGCTTGGGTCCTGTGCAAACCCGGCAATGGCTGAAAGCGTAAGGAAGGTGGTTAAGAGTATGTTTTTCATGATCGTATATTATATAAAAGAAGCAACGGTACCGGTCGGCACTGCTGCTTCTTTTGTGCTGAAATCATTTTTTCAAAGCATCGCGGATCTCCATCAGCAAGGCATCGGTGGAAGAGGGGCCTGCAGGCGCTTCTTCCTGTTTCTTCTTCATACTGTTGATGGCTTTTATTACGAGGAACATCACGAAGGCAACGATGATAAAATTGATGATGGCTGTTACAAAATCGCCCCATTTCAGTGCAACTTCCGCTGCACCTGCTGTTATCACTGTACCCGTTGCGTCTTTCACTTCTGCAACCGCTTTCTTAAGTACAAATACATTTTTACTCAGGTCGGCCCCGCCGATCATTCCAATCAGGGGAGCAACAATTCCTTCTGTAAAGGAAGTGACCACCTTTCCAAAGGCGCCGCCCATCACAAAGGCAACAGCAATGTCAACCAGGTTGCCCTTCATGGCAAAGTCCTTGAATTCTTTGATAAATCCCATAGTTGTTGATTTTGAAGGTTAAAAATAATTACCGGGTAAGCATATATTAAATTTAGCACAATAATCATTCCGGTGCAAACCCATTTTTCGGGATACGGAATTTGTCAAAGGGCGGACACTGAATTCAACGTAAATACTTCAACTTTGCGGCATTCAAATTTTATCCATTGAACAAAGGATTTTTAAACTGGTTCATCTTCATTGCACTGTCCATCATATGGGGCAGCAGTTTCATTTTGATGAAAGAAGGGTTAAAAAGCCTTTCTGCCTACCAGGTGGCTTCGCTGCGGATCGTTTTTTCCGGTATTGTACTTTTGCCCACGGCAATAAAGTTCTTTCGGCGTATCCCCAAAGACAAGATCACGGTCATATTTCTTTCCGGTTTATTCGGCAGCCTGCTGCCCGCCTACTTGTTCTGTATTGCTGAAGAAGGAATAGACAGCGCCCTGGCCGGAACCCTGAATTCACTCACGCCTATTTTTGTGATCATCATGGGGGCCTTGTTCTTCCAGAGCCGCACAACCAGCAATAAAGTGCTGGGTATTGTTATTTCGTTCACCGGCAGTATCCTGTTGCTTTTCAGTAAAGGGCATATGCAGGACAATCAAAACCTGCTGTATATAAGTTATGTGGTGCTGGCCACCATTTTTTATGGAATAAATGTAAATATGGTGCACCGGCACCTGCATGACATTGGTTCATTGCAGATCGCTGCTGTAGCCCTTACACTCAATGCCATACCAGCCCTGGTCGTATTGGGTGCCACCGGTTACTTTAACCTGCCGCTTACTGAAAGCGGTGTATTGTATTCTACCGCTGCTTCTGCCGTATTGGGGATACTGGGCACCGCGGTGGCCTCCATTATATTTTATATGCTGGTAAAACGTGCGGGTGCTGTATTTGCTTCCATGGTCACATACGGCATACCGGTTGTGGCAAATTTCTGGGGATTGATCTACGGGGAGGAAGTAGGCTGGAAACAATTTGCCTGCCTTGCCATCATCCTTTCGGGCGTTTATATTGCCAACAGGAAAACAGCAGGATAAGGATCACTCAGCTTCACTGAAGGAAATATTCTTCTCTCTTAAAAAGGCTTTTATTTTATCGGCATGCACACAAATGCCCACGTGCAAGAACGGGCTGTTGGTAACTTTGCTTCTTTTTCCATTGCTTATGATCTCGTGGTCTTTCAGGTCAAAACCAAGGTGCAGGTGGTTGGTGGCAAACTGCATTCCGTAAACGGTTCCATTGGTATCGAAAAGCGGCCCGCCGCTCTGTCCTCTTAAACCGGGCGTACTCATTTCAATACCTGTGATGCCTTCTGTTATGTTGCTGGCAACAAACCGGGTAACAATGCCATCAATGGGAAAAGAAGGGGAGTTGGGATTGCCGGTATTGGTCCATTCAATATCATCGGTATCCGGGTTATGCCTGAAGTTATTGAACTCCGGGAAGGGGAAACCGATCCTGCATAGGGACATGCCCTGCTTTATTTTACTGCTGTCTTTAATAAAGCTTGCATGGGAGGTATAAAAAATTTTATTGAATCCCTTGAATTCAAGTATGGCAAGGTCGAGCGTAGGGTGGGTGTGGCAGGTTATCTCCCGGATGGAATCAAAACAATTGAGAAAATTATTTTTCAGCTGTATGGTTGTCTCAGGAAGATATTTATACTTCAGTTCCAGCCCCTGTACATTCCTTTTGAATTTATTGTCTTTGGGAACAGCATTCAATTCTGCCCTGAACTTCAAATAATGCTGGTTTATGTTCTCCGCCGCCGGGATCATCTCGGCCACATGCCTGCAGGTAATGGCAACCCCGTTGTCGTTCACAAAAAAGAAAGTGGAGCTCCCGGGCAATAACAATCCTCCATAGGTCCTGGAAATACTGTGCAGTGGCCGGGTAAACTGCAATACCTTTTCTATCGCTTGCTGAAACATGTTATTTTTTGACTGAAGGGAGTGGTGACTAACGTACTTTTTAAACAGCCATGATCTCCTTCTCCTTGACCCCCAGGTGTTTTTCGATCAGGGTGATGAACTTGTTGGTTGTATCCTGTATATCGGCTTCGGCGTCTTTGGCAACGTCTTCACTTAACCCGTCTTTCTGCAATTTTTTTATGTGTTCAATACTGTCCCTGCGGATGTTGCGCATGGCCACTTTGGCATGTTCGCCTTCTGCATTGCATTTTTTCACCAGTTCTTTCCTGCGTTCTTCTGTTAAAGGGGGAAGGAAGAGCCGGATGATATTCCCGTCGTTTTGGGGATTGATGCCGATATTGGCCATGGTAATGGCCCTTTCAATGGCCTGCAGCATATTTTTTTCCCAGGGCTGAACAGAAATGGTACGGGCATCCAGCACCGAAATATTTGCTATCTGGTTTATGGGAGTAGGGTTTCCATAATAATCAGCCATGATCCCGTCTACCATGGATGGATTTGCTTTACCAGCACGGATCTTTCCCAATTCAGCTTCCAGGTGCCCCAGGGCCCTGGTCATTGCTTTTTCTGTATCGCCGGTGATCTTTGAAATTTCTTCTGACATAACTTATTTCATTAGTTGCAGGCAAAGCTATAAAAAACTAATGTGATTACAGAAGTTGGTTATAATGCACCGGTCTGTCCGGCAGGGAAGCCGGGAAATTCAAAATAAAGAGGGGGTGGAACTACTCCGCTTCTACCGTTTCGGAGGCCAGTTTAAGTATCTTATGCGATTTGATAACATCTGCATTGGAGATATTCTGATCAACGATGCTCTTGCTTCGGGGCCGGCTGTAATAAATAACGCCGATAAAAATAAATGCAGATACGAGCAGTATGCCTATCACGGTTGTGGTACCCAGGTTACGAAGGAAATAAGCCATGGCAATGAAAATAATGTTAACTGCCAC
This sequence is a window from Chitinophagaceae bacterium. Protein-coding genes within it:
- a CDS encoding trypsin-like peptidase domain-containing protein, with translation MFQQAIEKVLQFTRPLHSISRTYGGLLLPGSSTFFFVNDNGVAITCRHVAEMIPAAENINQHYLKFRAELNAVPKDNKFKRNVQGLELKYKYLPETTIQLKNNFLNCFDSIREITCHTHPTLDLAILEFKGFNKIFYTSHASFIKDSSKIKQGMSLCRIGFPFPEFNNFRHNPDTDDIEWTNTGNPNSPSFPIDGIVTRFVASNITEGITGIEMSTPGLRGQSGGPLFDTNGTVYGMQFATNHLHLGFDLKDHEIISNGKRSKVTNSPFLHVGICVHADKIKAFLREKNISFSEAE
- the frr gene encoding ribosome recycling factor, whose protein sequence is MSEEISKITGDTEKAMTRALGHLEAELGKIRAGKANPSMVDGIMADYYGNPTPINQIANISVLDARTISVQPWEKNMLQAIERAITMANIGINPQNDGNIIRLFLPPLTEERRKELVKKCNAEGEHAKVAMRNIRRDSIEHIKKLQKDGLSEDVAKDAEADIQDTTNKFITLIEKHLGVKEKEIMAV
- a CDS encoding DMT family transporter, whose product is MNKGFLNWFIFIALSIIWGSSFILMKEGLKSLSAYQVASLRIVFSGIVLLPTAIKFFRRIPKDKITVIFLSGLFGSLLPAYLFCIAEEGIDSALAGTLNSLTPIFVIIMGALFFQSRTTSNKVLGIVISFTGSILLLFSKGHMQDNQNLLYISYVVLATIFYGINVNMVHRHLHDIGSLQIAAVALTLNAIPALVVLGATGYFNLPLTESGVLYSTAASAVLGILGTAVASIIFYMLVKRAGAVFASMVTYGIPVVANFWGLIYGEEVGWKQFACLAIILSGVYIANRKTAG